The Camelina sativa cultivar DH55 chromosome 14, Cs, whole genome shotgun sequence genome includes a window with the following:
- the LOC104743969 gene encoding uncharacterized protein LOC104743969 has protein sequence MAEYPDSYPFPSNVHVASSVTLKLNDSNYRLWKTQVESLLSSQKLLGFINDRYQAPPKFVDRTVGDTVRATENPAYEAWFCTDQLVRSWIYGTLTEEALGGVCNLATSLAVWTSLANTYNRSSISREFELKRKLHAIRKQGKTFSAYVREYTAVCDQLSSIGKPVEESIKICGFLLGLGREYDPIAVIIQNSMSRIPTPTFTEVLYEIEGFDTRLQSYDDDAVATQMVFHTPAAQTQEVFQASQTNNYRGRGGYNNKSGSNRGRGGYSSCGRGFYQQAVSSGSNQQSGATNTRPTCQICCKVGHMAAKCWNRFDNNYQGENLAQVLAALQVSDSSGRDWIPDSGATSHVTTTEAALQHATPYQGTDSIMVADGNYLPLTHVGSTSLPVSTGSLTLNDVLVCPTVKKSLLSISKLCDDYPCGVFFDSHKVYILDLQTMRVLAKGPRREGLYVLENQDYKIFYSNR, from the coding sequence ATGGCTGAATATCCAGATTCATATCCGTTCCCTTCCAATGTTCATGTTGCAAGTTCTGTAACTCTAAAACTCAATGATTCAAATTACCGTCTTTGGAAAACTCAAGTGGAGTCTCTTCTCAGCAGTCAAAAACTGCTTGGTTTCATAAATGACCGATATCAAGCTCCGCCGAAGTTCGTTGACAGAACAGTTGGTGACACAGTTCGAGCCACTGAAAATCCAGCCTATGAAGCCTGGTTCTGTACGGATCAACTAGTCCGCTCCTGGATCTATGGTACTCTGACTGAAGAAGCACTTGGTGGTGTCTGCAATCTCGCCACCTCTCTGGCTGTTTGGACTTCTTTGGCTAACACCTACAACCGAAGCTCCATAAGTCGAGAGTTTGAGCTCAAACGCAAGCTTCATGCTATCAGGAAACAAGGTAAAACCTTTTCTGCTTATGTGCGAGAATATACAGCAGTGTGTGACCAACTGAGTTCTATTGGGAAACCAGTAGAGGAATCTATAAAAATTTGTGGTTTTCTGCTTGGTCTTGGACGAGAATACGATCCTATTGCTGTGATTATTCAGAACTCCATGTCTCGGATTCCTACACCAACGTTTACTGAAGTGCTGTATGAGATTGAAGGTTTTGATACTCGTCTGCAGTcgtatgatgatgatgctgtTGCTACTCAAATGGTGTTCCATACTCCTGCTGCTCAGACTCAAGAAGTGTTTCAAGCATCCCAAACCAACAACTACAGAGGTCGTGGGGGTTATAACAACAAATCTGGTTCAAACCGAGGAAGAGGTGGCTACTCTTCTTGTGGACGTGGGTTCTATCAGCAAGCTGTCAGTTCTGGTTCAAATCAACAATCTGGTGCTACAAACACTCGTCCAACATGTCAGATATGTTGCAAAGTGGGTCATATGGCTGCTAAATGCTGGAATCGTTTTGACAACAACTATCAAGGTGAAAATTTGGCTCAAGTTCTGGCTGCTTTACAAGTTTCAGACTCCTCTGGTCGAGACTGGATTCCAGATTCTGGTGCTACATCTCATGTTACCACAACTGAAGCTGCTCTGCAACATGCTACACCATATCAAGGTACTGACTCTATCATGGTAGCAGATGGAAATTATCTTCCACTTACGCATGTTGGCTCCACTAGTCTACCAGTTTCTACAGGTAGTTTGACTCTTAATGATGTTCTGGTTTGTCCAACAGTCAAGAAATCCCTATTATCTATATCTAAGCTGTGTGATGATTACCCATGTGGTGTATTTTTTGACTCTCACAAGGTCTACATTCTGGATCTGCAAACCATGAGGGTTCTAGCAAAGGGACCAAGACGTGAGGGGCTGTATGTGCTAGAGAATCAAGACTACAAGATCTTCTACTCAAATAGATAA
- the LOC104743970 gene encoding ethylene-responsive transcription factor ERF117-like, producing MVSCREEVDIDLNVIKTVNVICNDPDATDSSSDDDEVNTGNNSTRRRQIKPKPPKRFTSKICVQTLMKRYENVSNSTGIKASGNRKTSSGFKGVRRRRWGKFAAEIRNPFEKKRMWLGTFPTEEAAAEAYQRSKRGFDEQLALGKAEVDLVDLTKPCGVRKREEKEVKSTKSSVPTRPANSKKVNKINVVEKTFCSSYVDEDEGMISKMLEDPLMTSSISDIFRDSVVGSNDFWIDNNPTEFYSIFNELKFDFLEDDTTTGNEKTFAFKIGDNTIANIFDDADLREFDQLANDFQLEDFPMDDFGLFGVPDDYSWFNGTADWIDKSL from the coding sequence ATGGTCAGTTGCAGAGAAGAAGTGGACATCGATCTCAACGTGATTAAAACAGTTAATGTAATCTGTAATGATCCAGACGCCACTGATTCCTCTAGCGATGACGATGAAGTCAACACCGGCAACAATAGTACTCGCCGTCGTCAGATCAAGCCAAAACCACCGAAACGTTTCACCTCAAAGATCTGTGTCCAAACGCTGATGAAAAGGTACGAGAACGTTTCGAATTCTACAGGGATCAAAGCATCCGGGAATCGGAAAACGTCGTCGGGATTCAAAGGCGTTAGGCGGCGACGGTGGGGAAAATTCGCGGCGGAGATAAGAAACCCgtttgagaagaagaggatgtggCTTGGAACGTTTCCTAccgaagaagcagcagcagaagcGTACCAGAGAAGTAAAAGAGGGTTTGATGAACAATTAGCTTTAGGTAAAGCGGAGGTAGACCTAGTAGATTTAACCAAGCCGTGTGGTGTAAGAAAACGGGAAGAGAAGGAAGTTAAATCAACCAAATCGTCAGTTCCAACTCGGCCGGCAAATAGCAAAAAGGTAAATAAGATAAATGTTGTTGAGAAGACCTTTTGTTCTAGTTACGTTGATGAAGACGAGGGAATGATTAGTAAAATGTTGGAAGATCCGTTAATGACATCGTCGATTTCGGATATTTTTCGTGATTCGGTCGTTGGATCGAATGATTTTTGGATAGATAACAATCCAACGGAGTTTTATTCGATTTTCAATGAGCTAAAGTTTGACTTCCTAGAGGATGATACAACAACAGGCAACGAGAAAACCTTTGCATTTAAGATTGGGGATAACACTATCGCAAATATTTTCGACGACGCTGATTTGCGTGAGTTTGATCAGTTGGCGAACGATTTTCAGTTAGAAGATTTTCCGATGGATGATTTTGGGTTATTCGGAGTGCCTGATGATTATAGTTGGTTTAATGGTACCGCTGATTGGATTGATAAGAGTTTATGA
- the LOC104743971 gene encoding uncharacterized protein LOC104743971: MKTKAGTEDVVEVQRSEKLKRRAAAKGRTVAESAMIRAFNAQFAEYSSELKKARALQEKESDTGVRLRDKYWPVSAFDVAINILNEEAILDFCRKEEVKSGLYKFVEGLIERKMVSFALREASNLRAVLKEMASFEVPVSSKDGNYGINEKRNCIGSKDENCGAGEKGKDIGSVLGHGGETSSKRMKRLTN; this comes from the coding sequence ATGAAAACCAAAGCCGGTACTGAAGACGTTGTGGAGGTGCAACGTAGCGAGAAGCTAAAGAGGCGAGCGGCAGCAAAAGGGAGGACGGTTGCTGAATCGGCTATGATCAGAGCCTTCAACGCTCAGTTTGCCGAGTATAGCTCTGAGCTCAAAAAGGCTCGTGCACTCCAGGAGAAAGAGAGTGATACTGGTGTTCGTCTCCGAGACAAGTACTGGCCAGTTTCTGCATTCGATGTAGCcatcaatattttaaatgaagaggcaattcttgatttttgtaGGAAAGAGGAAGTGAAAAGTGGGTTATACAAGTTTGTGGAAGGATTAATTGAACGTAAGATGGTGAGTTTTGCTTTACGTGAAGCCTCTAATCTTCGGGCTGTTCTTAAAGAAATGGCAAGTTTTGAAGTTCCGGTTTCGTCTAAGGATGGGAATTACGGTATCAATGAGAAGAGGAATTGTATTGGATCTAAGGATGAAAACTGTGGTGCTGGTGAGAAAGGGAAAGATATTGGATCGGTGCTTGGTCATGGTGGAGAAACATCGTCTAAGAGGATGAAGCGTCTTACTAATTAA